The Verrucomicrobium spinosum DSM 4136 = JCM 18804 DNA segment GCAAGGGTTTCCACGTAGCTGAGGAGGAATTGGGCGAAGTTCAGGTCCGACAGTGTGCAAGGTCTATATCCACCTTGAAGAAGAGCAATTGTAAGCCTCTGAGGTATACCATGGTATACAATCGGAGAGACAGGGATAGGCGCTTTCGAGACCGTGTATGCTCCATGCTAGAGCCACTCCAGGAACTCGATATCCAACCAGAACTCTGGTCATTGGATGACCTGCTTGTCAATGTCTTCAATGAGCTCGAGCGCCGTTTGGAAATAGAGGCGTCCGTGGCAGGAAATAGGATAAAAGAGCAGCTTATTAGTCACCACGGTGAAATCAAGAGCGAGATCGTAGACTATATTCCCTTCAAACTACAGAAGCTTACTACCGATCATACGCAATTCATTGTGGAGGATACTCAAGATCCCAAAAATAGAGGGGCCTTGGACGTCTTGCAAGAATCTAATGGTGATCATTTTCATCTAATTCTGGGTGACTTTGGAGTCGGTAAGACAACTCTTGCTGAGAGGGTGGCTTTGGAAGTCAGCCTGTCGGATGATAGGCAGCATGTGCTATTCATTCCCGCTGCAAATTTGCCGGCGTCAGCACGCGGGGCGAAAGAGGTGCAGTTTGCTCTGATGCCTGTTGCGGCAGTACTGGAGAAGATTGAGGATGCCGGACGTTGGATAGAGTCGATCTTGGCTACCGTTGCTGCAAACCTCCTGGAACGTAACGACTCGTCGATAGTGCTAATTGTGGATGGGCTTGACGAATCACAGCTGCTTGCTTTGCCGAACGGATTTGCATATCTGTTTGACTGCTTGGCACCTGTAAGAGCTGCAATCATTCTCACGATGAGACTGGAGTTCTGGGAGAGGCGGAGGCTTGAATTTGAAGCCGCGTTCACAGGTCGCATAGGGCCCGGTAAACCGCAGGGGCATCGCAGAAGAAGGGGGAACGTTGTTACGCTTGAACTATGGAACAATCGACAGATTGCGGAGTACATTGATCTAGTATCGGCAAATAGAGGTGGCGGCGTTCATCTTGATGTATTAAGCGAATTGAAAGCTCTTGTCTTGGATGGTGGATATCATTCTCTATATGGTGATATTCCGCGTCGGCCTCTTTTTCTGAAGATGCTTGTGGACTTGGTTATAGATGGAGGGGTGAAGGAAACTGGCCGTGTTGCTCTATTTTTGGGCTGGATTAGGATGAAAACGCGGCGTGATATCATGGCTCCAAGGACGGGGGTTGGGGCGCGGATTGGAATCGTGGACGCGAGGGAGGTTGCTGATCTCACGGAAGAGATAGCAATGAATGCAATGCTGCTCGCTGCGAAGGACATGTGGGGGGAGAGTGAAGGGAAAGTTTTTCTAAAACCAACAATCGGATTTGGACGTTTGAGAAGCTTGGACGAAAGCCTCAAGAGCATAAAGGACGTCACGGGTCTTGCCCTAAATACGCTATTGCGTCCTCTGAAAACCACCTCTCCTCTCCAACTTACTGAATTGAAGTTTGCCCATCTTGCGTTTCAGGAATTCCTGTTTTCCTTGCAACTAGCCAGAGGGGAGATCGTTCTCAACCCAAATTGGACGTTTCCTGATGAGATATTTGCGTGGAAAGCCTCTATTGAGAAAGAAAGTGCTGAGCTATGGAAATGAAGAGCGTTACTTTGATGCTCTCGCTAAACGACACTCCGGCGTACCTTCGGGCTTGGTGCCGGCTAGGAGCTTGTGGTCTTCTTTTGATCCTTATTTCAGCTCCACTGAATGGTCACGCCTCAGAGGTGGTCAGGCTGGTGACTTGGAACCTTGAATGGTTCCCGGGACGAAAACCCACGGCTACGCAGGGAAAGAAGGATCGGCACTTCCTTGAGGTTGCAGCCGTCATTCCCCAGTTTCGAGCCGATGTCATGGTTCTACAGGAGGTTCGGGATCAAGACTCGGCTGAGAAGTTGGCAAAGCTAATGCCAGGTTTCCAAGTTCATGTCGTGAGCCGGTTCAAAGACGAGGTGGGTGGTGCAGTCGGTCTTCAACAAATTGCGATCATGTCCCGATTTCCTGCTGATGGTGCGTGGGCTGAGTCTTGGAAGAGAGGATGGGCCAATGCACCGAGAGGATATGTGTATGCGAAGCTGATTGTGGAAGGTCGTCCTCTTCACGTCTATGGGCTCCATCTGAAGAGCAACCTGGGGGATCCGATCAAGAACACATCCAAGAGGGAAGACGCCGTAGAGCAGCTTCTAGGGCACATTAAGGACCAATGCAAAGCGGGTGAGCCTGTCGTGGTGACCGGAGACTTCAACACATCAAAGGAGCAGCTTAATTTGGCAGGAGATCGCACTTTGTTGAAGCTGGAAGAACAGGGCTTCTTTTGGGCTTTCGAAGGGGTGCCGCTGAAGGACAGGATCACCATTCCTGGAGGTGGTCGCTACCCTGATGCCTGTTTCGATCACGTCTACACACGGGATCTGGGGCGACCTGTGGCTGCAGTTTTGAAAGACACACCAGGGAGTGATCACTTTCCGGTGGCGGTGGATCTACTGCAAGGAGCCGCCAAAAATATTTATCAACCGGGCGAACAATGAAGGCAAAATTAGAGGGGGAACTCTTCTTTCAGGTGCTGGAACCAGGAGAGAAAATTCCAAAAGGAGCCAAAGGATTGGGGTTCTTACAGGAGGACCGATGGGACGACTGGGGGCAATACAGCACCCAGTTTTACCTTACAATAGTGGATGATGAAGGTAAGAAGCATGATGTAGGGCAGACTAAAATAGGGCAAATTGGACTTAAGGCGCATCATGCATCGGTTGCGCTGCCTGCTAAAAGCCGGAGCGTAAGATTGCCTCGTCGATTCTCAAGCCTCGATGAGGACTGCTTTTCACTCGGACAGGATGATCATTTCTATGACAATCTAAACCGCCTAGGCAGCGCGCTTCGAAGAAAAGTACTTCGATCGTTGAGAGACGTTGCGGCAGATGTCGATCTATGGAAAATTGCGCGAGATGAGGCGGTAATGGAACGCTCTTTAATGCGATCTATTACTGCCACAACGGTTGAAAGGCATTTTAGGAGAATTGCAAAAGGGGGCGCAAGATTAACAGACTTCAGTTTCAAGTTTAGCATCAAGTCGGAGAATGAGGATGCGGCATGGAAAAATTTGGAATTTGAGGTCATAGCTGACCAAAAGCCGCCAACCAATGTTCATGCATTGATAGGAAGAAATGGTGTGGGAAAGACCACCCTAATTGATTCGATGGTTGCAACGTTTGTGAACGATGAATCTGATTCTGGCAGTTTTGAGTGGGGCGGAAGTAAAGACGATGACGTGGGGTTCAGCAATCTGGTCAAAGTGTCATTTAGCGCCTTCGACAGTGGGGAGATCATTCCTCGAGTGGAACCTCAAGCGCCGGAATCAAAGTATACCTATATTGGCCTGCGCGAGGATCTCAAAGGGAGTTCTAGTTTCGGTCTGCCTAAAGATACAAAACAGCTCGCGGTAGAGTTTGTTGATAGTCTGGAAAAGTGTGGATCTGAATTGAAACGGGATCTATGGCTTGAGGTTATTCAAATGATGGGGGAAAGCGAGCCTCTTATGCGAAGGGCGCAGGTTGCGAAATGGATCGATCTCAAGCTTGAATCAAAGCTTGGCAGAGACAGACTCGTAGACTATTTTGATAAGAAATTAAGCTCCGGGCACAAGATAGTTCTTCTCACGATGACTCGTCTCGTTGAGAAGGTGGAGGAGCGGACACTTGTGCTGATCGATGAACCCGAGGCACACCTCCATCCGCCTTTGGTTTCAGCATTCATACGAGCAATATCGCACCTGCTGTTAGAGAAAAATGGGGTGGCGATAGTTGCAACGCATTCTCCAGTGGTTCTTCAAGAAGTTCCAAAGAGTTGTGTGTGGATACTCAACCGTGTTGGAGAGTCCGCGAAGTCCAAGAGGCCATCCATAGAGACGTTTGGGGAAAATGTCGGCACGCTGACGCATGAAGTGTTCAAGCTGGATATAACAAGTACTGGTTTCTATTCGTTAGTCAGTGATGTGGCGAAAGAGAAAGCAAGCTATCGACAAGCGGTTCGAGCGTTTGGAGAGCGACTTGGTGGGGAAGCGAGGGCAATGTTGAAATGCATGTACTTAGAAGAATTGGAAGATGATTGAATTATGAGATATATTGGGAAACCGAAGGCGAAAGGTGGGGGTGTTTTTTGCGCCCTTGCTGTTTATAACCTTTGCATCAGTAAAGTGAAAAACAAGGATCTCAAAGTCCGACTTGTTGGTATCGCATCTAGGATTAAGGAGTGCGCAGACGAGTATGATCGTTTGGCGGGTGTGGCGCAGCTTCATCGAATCTTAGCGCACACAGGCATCGCATCAGTTACGAAAAAGGAGTTGATGGCCATTTACGATGTGCGGATGGTCGGTCAAGACGGCCCTGGAAGAGGTGTGTACAACACGCTGATTGATCGAGTTCTCAATCGTGATTGCCCGCTTTGCGATGCTGGTGTGGCAACCACCCTCGATCATCATCTTCCCAAGTCTAAGTTCCCCAGTTTAAGCGTGGCACCTTACAATCTTGTACCCGCGTGCCCATGGTGTCAGAGGGAAAAGCTAGCCAAATTACCGCAAAACTCTAGTGAGGAGTGTTTTCACCCCTATTATGATGATGTTGAAGCAGTTGAGTGGCTGGATTGCATCGTGCTCCAAGGTAGCCCAGGTGTAATCAAGTTTATAGTTAGCGAACGGTGTTGCGATCAATCCGTTATGGAACGAGCGAAGAGCCATATGAAAACGTTCAATCTTGGCCGATTGTATTCACTGCGAGCAGCTAGTCAGATCACTGGGAGTCGAGCGCACTTTGCCAAGGTGTATGATAAGGGAGGCGCTGCCGCATTGTCTGCACACCTTCTTGAAGTGTCTAAAAGTTGGTATTCAATACACAAAAACTCCTGGCAGGCTGCAATGCATCGTGCTGCGTCGGAGTCTGATTGGTTCTGCAATGGTGGATTCAATGAGTGGAAGTCCTATCGCTAGCTGATGTCCCTTGCGTATGGTGTAGTCTTGGAACCGCAACGCTGCTGAGCGAGCGATTCGATATCTAGCTGTACAACGGAAGATTTCTGGCTCATTCACTGCAAAAGGTGCCGAGGAATACCTGCGAATGCTTGGTATCGCTCAGACCTGTCGATTCCAAAACAAATCATTCTTGGGGTCTCTAGATTCAGGGGAGACCAATCTGGCGGTGTTTAAGAGCCGGCGTTGACTTTGGTGGCTGGTGTTTAATGAGAAAGTGCACAGATGCCTTCTGACGTGTTGGGTTAGTCCTTAGTAAGGACTAGTGGTGGCGTGACCTTTTTACAATTTAGGCCCCTGTGAACAATTGTTTGCCGTGCATCTGTGTTCGAGTGAGGCTTTGACCGGATGAAGAGTTTGCTGGTCACTGCTGCCCTTCGAAAAGAGTCATTGATTGCTCGATACTTTGGAACTGCCTGATTGAACTAGCAACGTGACGGTGAAGGGGGCAGACTACAAGTTGCCAGTTGGTGGGCGCAGCCGATGTGTGAGTTGGGAGACAGGGGATGATTGATGTTGAGGTGAAGTCGACCGTTCTACTACACCTTGAATCAAGAATGTCTTGAGTTGAGGTGCAGAAACTGTTAAACTTGTATTAACAATCAATCGAGCAATCCGCCTTCATCATCAGACCAATCAGGGGTGAAGTGAAGGAGCAGCGATGAAGCTCAACATGCCGAGCCCGGGCCTTGGTTGGTTGTCCTAAAGAAATGATATACTTAAAAAAGATAAAAGACGTAAATGAAAGGCTATAAGGAAAACTCCTTTGATGTCCCCGAGGGGAACTATAGAATGAAAATCGTAAGCGGTGCTGTCGGTGCTGACAGGTACGGGAGTGAAAGGTTCCGCATTGTCGGTGATTTGACATCTCTCCCCTGCAGAGTCTACAACTACCAAGCTGGTATGAACTACAAGGATGGTTCATCAGAAATGCTGCCTGATCTGCACAAGATCTTGGGAGCCGAGGTGGTGAAAGTGGTAGGCGAGGATGGGCAGGTCTTACAAGAGGGCCTGCATCATCTACAAGGCAAGGAGTGTGACGTGCAAATCGTCCACATCAGCAACCCGAAACATGAGAAACCTTTCTGCAAGGTGGCTCGTGTGACAAAGTCAGGGGTTCTTGTGAAGGATCCTGATGCTAGATCTGCCTGACAGGTGAGCAGTGACAGTTCGGCCTCACGTGATTCCTTTGAAAAGGGGTTACGTGAGGCCGAATTGTTTTCAGACGGTTGGTCTCTGGGTGCCAGTGTGTATTCCAGATGGAACTGTCGAACTCGCCTACGGATGCGAGCTTCAGGCCGTGGGAGCTTCAGGGTTGAGTTCGTAGATTCGCTCGGAGTCGCCTTCTACGGGATCTAGTAACCAGCCAAGATTGATCAGTTCTTCAATTGCGGGATTGAGCAGTCTCGTCTTGACGGGGTAGGCTGAGCCACTGCTGACTGCTCGTAGAATGATGCAGGTATCCATTGGCCCAGTGGGGCTTTCGTCAAGAATCACAGTCAAGCCACGCTCTTCAACAACATTGTGAGCAAGAATGTGATCAAGTAACTCGATGGCAAATGGTGATGTCGGAGGGTGAAATCTGGCTTCCGAGTTTGTCTCGGGTGGAGTGCACGATGCGTCGGTGGAAAACTCTCCCGTAACGCCGGTCTGGAGCCGTTCCTGGGTGATCGTGCAGTAAAGTGTTCGCGGAGGTGTGTCTTCAGCTGTCAATCTGAGAGTGACTGTAAAGGGTAGAAGGCTCCGACTGACCAAGGGGATCCTCATGATGTTGGACGCTTCCCCGGGGTTGAGGGGTATTCTGAGACGAAGGTTTCTGGGGTTGAGGGTTCCATCGTTTGGGCTTCTGTGCCAGTGATCCAGTTCCTGACGGGCTACACAGCCAGTTTCGCTGTGTTCCACAACAACTGTGAGCCCTCTGGCCGACTTGTCTCCGTCGTTTCGGATGCGTAGGAGGATGAGGTAACTGAGGCCAGGATCGGTATGGAGCGGCTTCTGGATCAATGCCTCGGCTAGTAAAACTGGACCTCCTTCAAGCAGTCCTCGTACGCCCCACTGTTTGAGGGTTGCTCTGGCTATGGTGCATCTGTCGTCATGGAGCATTCCCGTCAAATCGTCGCCATCCAGGAGGTAGATGTCGTGAGGTTGTTCACTCTTCCACTCATCAAACCACCGGAGGTCTTCCTTCTTGAGGCGCGTGGGGAGGCACAAGTACCAATCCTTCAGCTTGTAGTCAGGACAGTTGGCTGCGGTCTTGTAGGAGTCTCTGATCTGGTGCTTCTGGGGATCGTCAAGACCTTCTGGAAAGTACTTGACCTGATATACGTCCAGAATGCCACCGTTTCCGAGGGTGCCGTTGCAGACATCAATACCCCCGTCACCACGATGAATTCGAACTCGCCGGCTGGAAGGGGTGTGCGCCTTGATGATCAGTGAGGCGACATCTTCAAATGCCTGCCTGGGTTCCGATACAACGTCCTGGAGCTGCTCGAAGGGATTTCTGGCCATGGGGTGAATATCGGGCGTTTAGGGTGTGGATTCAAGTTGGCTGCAGTATTCTCCCGTGTGCTTGCTGGTCCGCAACAGTTTGCATCAGATTTGGAATCGCTGGTGCCCTGTCAGATGTGGTACCTTGATGCGTTTTGAGTTTTTTCGTCTAGGGTATCCGAGGTGAGCAGGTGAAGATTCTGTAGGGAGGAGCTTGAAATTGCAAGTGGCCGTGACTCTTGTGAGCGATGCATTTTAAAAATCTCAAAGTAGCCAATTGAAAGTACACTGCTTCGGGGCTTGGAGCAGGGTCGCATTGCTCATTCTACAAAGGCGAGCGCGTCACAAAGTGATGTTGCGTGCTGCCTTGTTCCAGATGAACTCAAGAGGTGCGCAGGCGGGTTCCGAGCCAATGCGCATGTGATTGAATCTTCCTCAGCACAGAAAAAGTCACTGGTGCAGAGGAAGGTCGGCGGCTACTCGTCAGAGTAGTCAGTGTACAATTCGCCGGCGGGATAAATTGATTCGATTACCGCGTAGGGAACAATGAAATCTTCATCCTCGTACAAGCGAACCTCGACATCAACTCCCAAGAGCTGAGTGTCATTGAGGGTCGCGATGATCGTGTCGATGTCGTTCTCGTATTCCTCGGGAACTTGGACCAATCGGCCGAGTTCTTGAAGAAGGGCGGGTTCATCTGTTGAATAGATCTTTCGGAGAATGCGTGGTCTGGCAATGCTGCCCACAGAGATTGCGACATCAACGTAAACCAAATCCTGTTCGTCTGCGTTTATGTAGCGGCCTGCGCGGATGAATGCAGCTGCATAGGAATTTTCTGGGAGAAACGAGTGATGGCGCTTGAGCCACTTTGCGAAATTGAAATTTGGACCGTATAACATATGATTCTGACTGAATATTTGAAGGGTTTGGCGGAGCCAGGGACCCTGGATTGGTGATTTATTCATAAATGGCTTCTGGTGCGTTGGAAGCATGTGGCGAGTATGGATACAGCTGACTGGTGATTCCAACGCATCAGAGGCCCTGTTCTGAATTATTGAGGGCGTGTTCTGTTTCTTCTGCGTTCTGCTCTGACCGCTTTTGCAGATTTGCCGGAGTAGTTCTTCGACTTTGAGTCCAGGTCACCCATGCGAATCCTCATTTGAAAGTGTGCTTTGGCGGCATAGTAGGAGTCTAGGAAAGTCTTCATTTCAAGATTGAGCAGGATTGCTTTGGATCGATCGCCATTTACAACAGTGTCCCATGTGAATTCATAGCGGTCCTTGAGGTCAATGGCTTTGGTTTGGTAGACAAGAGTTCGCTTTAGAGCCCAGCGATCCATGAGAAGGTCGACTTTGATGGAAGGTTCTAGATCAACGCCACGCTGAGATGTGATGAGTTCTTTGAGTTCGGCTTGTAGATCGGTGTTGAAGTGTGTGGCAGTGATGATGATGTGGGAGTGAGGAAGAACACGAAGAGGCATGAATGACTGAATGCTCATTTCATGAACGATGTATGCACCGTCGATGGAATTGTTTTTAATGAGTGAAGCAATCGATTTTCTGATGGCAGACCAGTAGTTCTGAGCAAGCACGCTGTTTGTAACGCCAAATGGAATGTCGCCATCAAATGAACAGGTGAGGAAGAAGTAGTGAGCACTTGAGAAGCCAGGGCTGTACATGGAGTATGAATCCATGCCTTTGAAGAAGCTGCATTTGCTGCACAGACCCCATTTGTTGCACGGACCATTTCTGGGTGAACAACAATAGGACATCTTGCCTGAGTACATGCAGTTGGATGCAATGACTGGGAGAATGTTTTGAAAATAATTGCCCTTCTCAAAGCCATTGGAGTAGTCCCTCTCTTTGATGGCAGTGGATTTGATGAACATCTTTTGATCAATGGAGAGGAGATGTAGGTTGTCAGTGAGCTCTGTTCTTGAGAGCCAGTTCAATTGTTCGAGGCGAGTGATTTTCTGCGTTGCACCTGAATTTATTAGAGAAGAACCCTGCGGGTGTACTCTGGAGAGAACAACAGGATTATTTGAAGTGAGGTGAGCAGAAGGAGACCCAGAAGCAGGATCATTGAGTGAGATTGCTGTATGGGGATCAATTAATGATGAATGAGAAGAAGGAGTGGGTATAACTTGATCTTCTAGGAGCGATTTGGTGAGAACTGGTGTTCGCTGTTCACCAACGAATTGTTTCACCTCATTGACTGAAGTGATCATTTGGGATTGAGTCTCTTGATTTTCTGAAATGCTTGTCATAAGAAGGCGATCTAACGGACCAGTCGTCCCGTGATCGACTGGTGAGAGGTGCCATGGAGAGCAGGCGGGTTGTCGCATCTGCTCACAGGAGGCCGTATGGTTATCTGTGGGGATAATCTGAAGGGGTGTCCGGCACCGTCCGAACATGACGGTGCCAGGCAGGACCGTTATCGCCTGCGGCGGTGCGGTCGGAAGCCAACACCTGGGTGATACAGGTGCAAATGCCTAGACGGGTTTATCGGAGCCGAGTCTGGATCGGCATCGATTTCGCCCTCAAAGGCGTCGAGGTCTCGGTGATCTTCTTCGAAACTCATCTCAATCGCTCTGTCAGAGAGACTGGGGTGAATTTCGTCGGAGTCACTGAAGCGGTTCTGCTGGGGATATTGATAGCGTCGTCTGAAGGGGGGCATGTGCAGCCTTTCTTTTTTGGTGGGTTAAACGTGCCGAGCCGTGGAGCTGGGCGGGAATATTTGTGAAACTAGGAGCGGTGATCATGGGAAAACTAGAACTGGGAACTGTCTGTAACTTAGATGGGATTGATACACCTAGGCTGATAATTGTCAATCGAAAAGATTGAGCTTTTTCAAGGAAACAACACTCGTGAATATTTTGCCTCATCTGGCAGAATATTTTGGGCGTGGGGCAGGGGAAATTTCGAAGCGGGTGACTCTGGTGCCGTCGTAGTCGATTTCAAATGTGCCGGTGGTGTCAGGGAATTCATTGCTGGTGACGACATAAGTGACTTGAAGTTGGTGGGGACCCGTGAGCTGCACAATGTGGTTCACCGCGTCGGTACACGGTTTGAAAACGAGGCTGTGATCAGGTGCTGTCTGTGCCACAAAGGCATCAAGTCCTCTCATGCCCCCAGGGCCAATTCTGATGCCTTGGAGAGGTGTGCCCTCCCATTTTAGCTCGCAGGTATAAATGGGCAGATCTTCGCCGTTGAGCTTATCCGTGATTCGTTGAATGTAAGCAAAACAGCTTGTGGCAGGTCTTTGACGGTGGGGATTCTGGATCCTGATGTGGTAGTGTAGCACTTTTATTCCCCCGGCCCAGTCTGCCAGATCTCCATTTTGAGGGGTGACAGACATCTGAAGTTGGTTCCCAGACTCCAGGCACCATTCTCCTGTCTCAAGTTTCTCAAAGACCGTGGATCTGATTATTCGTGCCAGGTGCTCGCGATCTCCGAAGGGCGTGGAGTTGGCCAGGACTGCGCCCACGATGCCCTGAAGGGGCTCCACTCCCTTCTCTTGGAAGGAGATCATGGGCAGGCCCAAGAAACACGCTATGGCAAACTCCTGATGGGTAAACAACGAACCGCGGTGACCATCAGGTTTGGATTTTCCAGGCTTGGTGAGTTTCTCACGCTTGAAGTCGATGAAGACGTAATAGTCGGCGTCCCTCAGCTCACGGAAAATGGTCTCGACCACCGATTTTGTGGTCTGAACATCAGGAGCGTAGAACACCTCGAAGCCCAAGCCGCGCACCCCAAGGGTCTCGGCGATGGCTTTGGCGGTCTCACGCTCGTGGTAGTCGGTGTTCTGGCCGCAGCTGAGGAAAAGCTTCGCTCTCTTGGTGGGTTGCGACGCACTGGAAGGCTCTGTGGACATGCGCGAAGGTATTACATGGTGGCATGTGTGCAATAGGGTTGGCGGGGCGTTTGCTCGGTCGGGTGGGGGGCTAGGTTGCAGCGTCAGCGTCGTTTTCTGTGGGCTCGATGGGCCTAAAGTGAGCTTCTTGGCTGCTGGAGCGTTGGTGCGAGTGCAGGCTCATCCGATGTCGGAAAGACAATCTCGGCGGAGTCCCCTGCGATTGCGGGTGGTCTGAAGGTGTTTTCCAACTTCCAAGTTCCAAGCGCGTGTTGAGACGGTCGGGCAAATGCTGGCACTAAAACAGTGCGGGGACACGAAAAAGCCGCTTGGAGATTCTCCAAACGGCCTCTTTCATGGGAAGTACCCGGCGGCTGAACTGGCGGGTCAATGCCAAACAAGCGTGCCACAGTGGTCCTTAGGGGGATTACACTGTGGCACGAGTTGATGTTAGGAGACCGCCTTCAACAACCAAGAGTTCGCCTTTTTCTCGGCGGTTATACAGTTGGCTGCGGCCAGCTTTTTGCGAGCTTCAGTCAGCTTCTTGGGATCCGGGAAGGATTCATGAAGTTCAGACGCGTGAACCCCTTTGATCCCGTAGGACTGGATAACCTGAAGAAGCGCCGGGGAGTAGTCTTCCTTGCCAGGGACGTCCTCCATCTCCTTCAGAAGCCGGTGATTGTCGACCCGGTTGCTCGTAAGGTGGCCTTGAACCTCTAACTCGGCCTCCCTGCGGAGACGTTCGAGGGCTTGTTTTCTCGTGCCGTGGGAAGTTTCGCCCTCGGGGGGCTTGACTCCATCTTCAGGGGCGGGATGTTCTCTGGTACTGTGGGTTTCGATTTCGACGTTCGAAGGCTGCGGTACAGAGGTCCCGGCGGCTGGAATCGCCGGGGCCTCATTGTTCGTCGTGCCTGTTGACACCGATGCTCGTTGGTTATCTTGTTCCATAACAATGGTTCTATCGTATTTGTTTCCACTAACCTTGGTGGGGGCGTTGAATGCAAATTGCCACTCGGCAATGATTCAAATTGGTGTCAAGCGTGAGACAATGCTCTGCGGCAACATGATGATGCCTTCCTAGCGCCCAGCCTCTTTTACTTCGAGTTTCTGAATTGCGCTGAGAACTTTGGGTAAGTCAAACCGCACCGTTTTATGTCCAAGTCGAAGATAGGGAATTTTGCGCTTTCTCATAAGCTCATCCACCATTCGAGTGGACGGAAAACCGAGTGCCTCCATGAGCTCTTCTTTGGTGAGAAGGATGCTTTTGACGGCGGGTTGCTGGCGTTCGTCTCTTTCCATGTGGCAGTCGGCATGCAGGGGGTGATACTATGTAGTCGTACAGTGTAGTGATGTGGTTGTGCAAATAAAAACTTCGGAAAAAGCACGACAATGTGGTATTACGCTGTAGTAGTCGCCTGTATGCCAATTGCCCGCCGAACAAAAAAGCCTTGCAAAACAGTCC contains these protein-coding regions:
- a CDS encoding NACHT domain-containing protein, with amino-acid sequence MSNSWKSKSRFSKVRSELAQLEKQEFARAILPMLKLLDEGIHLTQEQGTFDTSGIDFCTEGVAERPRWAVQCKGFHVAEEELGEVQVRQCARSISTLKKSNCKPLRYTMVYNRRDRDRRFRDRVCSMLEPLQELDIQPELWSLDDLLVNVFNELERRLEIEASVAGNRIKEQLISHHGEIKSEIVDYIPFKLQKLTTDHTQFIVEDTQDPKNRGALDVLQESNGDHFHLILGDFGVGKTTLAERVALEVSLSDDRQHVLFIPAANLPASARGAKEVQFALMPVAAVLEKIEDAGRWIESILATVAANLLERNDSSIVLIVDGLDESQLLALPNGFAYLFDCLAPVRAAIILTMRLEFWERRRLEFEAAFTGRIGPGKPQGHRRRRGNVVTLELWNNRQIAEYIDLVSANRGGGVHLDVLSELKALVLDGGYHSLYGDIPRRPLFLKMLVDLVIDGGVKETGRVALFLGWIRMKTRRDIMAPRTGVGARIGIVDAREVADLTEEIAMNAMLLAAKDMWGESEGKVFLKPTIGFGRLRSLDESLKSIKDVTGLALNTLLRPLKTTSPLQLTELKFAHLAFQEFLFSLQLARGEIVLNPNWTFPDEIFAWKASIEKESAELWK
- a CDS encoding endonuclease/exonuclease/phosphatase family protein, whose product is MEMKSVTLMLSLNDTPAYLRAWCRLGACGLLLILISAPLNGHASEVVRLVTWNLEWFPGRKPTATQGKKDRHFLEVAAVIPQFRADVMVLQEVRDQDSAEKLAKLMPGFQVHVVSRFKDEVGGAVGLQQIAIMSRFPADGAWAESWKRGWANAPRGYVYAKLIVEGRPLHVYGLHLKSNLGDPIKNTSKREDAVEQLLGHIKDQCKAGEPVVVTGDFNTSKEQLNLAGDRTLLKLEEQGFFWAFEGVPLKDRITIPGGGRYPDACFDHVYTRDLGRPVAAVLKDTPGSDHFPVAVDLLQGAAKNIYQPGEQ
- a CDS encoding AAA family ATPase — its product is MKAKLEGELFFQVLEPGEKIPKGAKGLGFLQEDRWDDWGQYSTQFYLTIVDDEGKKHDVGQTKIGQIGLKAHHASVALPAKSRSVRLPRRFSSLDEDCFSLGQDDHFYDNLNRLGSALRRKVLRSLRDVAADVDLWKIARDEAVMERSLMRSITATTVERHFRRIAKGGARLTDFSFKFSIKSENEDAAWKNLEFEVIADQKPPTNVHALIGRNGVGKTTLIDSMVATFVNDESDSGSFEWGGSKDDDVGFSNLVKVSFSAFDSGEIIPRVEPQAPESKYTYIGLREDLKGSSSFGLPKDTKQLAVEFVDSLEKCGSELKRDLWLEVIQMMGESEPLMRRAQVAKWIDLKLESKLGRDRLVDYFDKKLSSGHKIVLLTMTRLVEKVEERTLVLIDEPEAHLHPPLVSAFIRAISHLLLEKNGVAIVATHSPVVLQEVPKSCVWILNRVGESAKSKRPSIETFGENVGTLTHEVFKLDITSTGFYSLVSDVAKEKASYRQAVRAFGERLGGEARAMLKCMYLEELEDD
- a CDS encoding HNH endonuclease codes for the protein MKNKDLKVRLVGIASRIKECADEYDRLAGVAQLHRILAHTGIASVTKKELMAIYDVRMVGQDGPGRGVYNTLIDRVLNRDCPLCDAGVATTLDHHLPKSKFPSLSVAPYNLVPACPWCQREKLAKLPQNSSEECFHPYYDDVEAVEWLDCIVLQGSPGVIKFIVSERCCDQSVMERAKSHMKTFNLGRLYSLRAASQITGSRAHFAKVYDKGGAAALSAHLLEVSKSWYSIHKNSWQAAMHRAASESDWFCNGGFNEWKSYR